In Salarias fasciatus chromosome 2, fSalaFa1.1, whole genome shotgun sequence, one genomic interval encodes:
- the sting1 gene encoding stimulator of interferon genes protein translates to MEMDSALVPQPRGSLPRACGVALFAVAVGCFVFLFPENVLGWVAMAMLALALGRLLYGTCLLVEEMLFHSNTRYRGKTLLKHTLPACGLGGRTLLAAALAGLLQSLTGQPLSDEGQYWKLLCMSSVVYALLKSLGVLGPSDVEVSDICEGRKMNVAHGLAWSFYLGYLQLVLPRLEDSIMQFRGTHQSSSPFWSRGSYKLLILVPLNTNIANKLESEDSNIRFYDNLPETVIDRAGVRRRVYKHSVYRVQDGKGKPHDFVAEYATPLLTLYNMSHESSAGFGEAERRHQVLLFYRTLQDILDRSLECRNRYTLILLNDEHEEDPHFLSKTILRYLNQQEKEEFCLSPPPRPESQNHSTGGGGGGCRVPPSAPPMDTAAFCSEPLSREPTLMFSLDQPQPLKEAEENSHY, encoded by the exons ATggag ATGGACTCAGCCCTCGTCCCGCAGCCTCGCGGCAGCCTGCCCCGGGCCTGCGGCGTGGCGCTCTTCGCCGTGGCGGTCGGCTGCTTCGTGTTTCTGTTTCCGGAGAACGTGCTCGGCTGGGTCGCCATGGCGATGCTCGCGCTGGCCCTCGGCCGCCTGCTGTACGGGACCTGTCTGCTGGTCGAGGAGATGCTGTTCCACTCAAACACACG GTATCGCGGTAAGACGCTGCTGAAGCACACGCTCCCGGCCTGTGGCCTGGGCGGCCGGACGCTGCTGGCCGCGGCGCTGGCCGGCCTCCTGCAGTCGCTCACCGGACAGCCGCTGTCTGACGAAGGCCAGTACTGgaagctgctctgcatgtcCTCAGTGGTCTACGCTCTGCTGAAGAGTCTGGGAGTCCTG GGCCCCTCGGATGTGGAGGTGTCGGATATCTGCGAGGGGAGGAAGATGAACGTGGCTCACGGCCTGGCCTGGTCCTTCTACCTGGGATacctgcagctggtgctgcCAC gtctgGAGGACTCCATCATGCAGTTTCGCGGCACCcatcagtcctccagtcccttCTGGAGCCGCGGCTCCTACAAGCTCCTCATCCTCGTCCCCCTCAACACCAACATCGCCAACAAGCTGGAGTCCGAGGACAGCAACATCCGTTTCTACGACAACCTGCCGGAGACCGTGATCGACAGGGCCGGGGTCCGGCGCCGGGTCTACAAGCACAGCGTCTACCGAGTGCAGGACGGGAAGGGGAAG cccCATGACTTCGTGGCGGAGTACGCCACCCCTCTGCTGACCCTCTACAACATGTCCCACGAGAGCAGCGCCGGCTTCGGGGAGGCCGAGCGCCGGCACCAGGTCCTGCTCTTCTACCGGACCCTGCAGGACATCCTGGACCGGTCGCTGGAGTGCCGCAACCGCTACACACTCATCCTGCTCAACG ACGAGCACGAGGAAGAccctcacttcctgtccaaGACCATCCTCAGATAcctgaaccagcaggagaaggaggagttCTGCCTCAGCCCGCCTCCTCGCCCGGAGTCCCAAAACCACAgtaccggcggcggcggcggcgggtgcCGGGTCCCGCCGAGCGCCCCGCCCATGGACACGGCAGCGTTCTGCTCGGAGCCGCTCAGCAGGGAGCCCACGCTCATGTTCAGCCTGGACCAGCCCCAGCCGCTGAAGGAGGCCGAGGAGAACAGCCACTACTAG
- the LOC115399631 gene encoding DNA damage-inducible transcript 4-like protein: MVYTTALLFGNGVLSEEEMIGRYLSRRPVPGTSSARRGSVESCEESDSSPHFADLEPELRLLQQDVTRQIERCLTEAKASTLHCRALLLPRHMTTRVGVDVVRASADEPCGLRGASVHIYVERKDGLEPAGSFIPDPSVNSTFELSVIFKADKDDGWPPLKHIFDGSKELKLRPEYRLVKRKLYSSASPVIHDFN; this comes from the exons ATGGTGTATACCACGGCTCTGCTCTTCGGAAACGGAGTGCTGTCGGAGGAAGAGATGATCGGGAGGTACCTGTCCCGGCGGCCGGTCCCCGGGACGAGCTCCGCCCGGCGGGGGAGCGTCGAGAGCTGCGAGGAGAGCGACAGCAGCCCGCACT TTGCTGATCTGGAACCTGAACTCCGGCTGCTCCAGCAGGATGTGACCCGGCAGATCGAGCGCTGCCTGACGGAGGCCAAGGCCTCCACCCTGCACTGCCgggcgctgctgctgccccgTCACATGACCACCAGGGTCGGCGTGGACGTGGTGCGAGCCTCGGCCGACGAGCCCTGCGGCCTCCGGGGCGCCTCCGTCCACATCTACGTGGAGAGGAAAGACGGCCTGGAGCCCGCGGGCAGCTTCATCCCCGATCCCTCCGTCAACTCCACATTCGAACTGTCCGTGATCTTCAAGGCGGATAAAGACGACGGCTGGCCGCCGCTCAAGCACATCTTCGACGGCAGCAAAGAGCTGAAGCTGAGACCGGAGTACCGGCTGGTCAAGAGGAAACTCTACTCCTCTGCCAGTCCTGTCATTCACGATTTTAACTAA
- the brd8b gene encoding bromodomain-containing protein 8 isoform X1, with translation MASGIGKHKILNVGPTEPWSVREKLCLASSVMRSGDQNWVSVSRAIKPFSEQGRPPDWFSQKHCASQYSELLEATEAPKRKRGEKGEVVETIEDVIVRRLTAERIEELKKLLRDTQEQYRKLKKEVDLIQTGHMDSQVKELWAEITLKKKQEEEEAEQKRKATESAYQARQAVKNTPKRLPSVTVRSPLGASPPTMDSQTDSSVSTPPMDTGSVASEDTTTLSVAHGVGVFLPAADPPATGPKEGGLTALADDSPQKRLLTQKATPPPSPLLSELLKKGNLISASPRLVADGDTAGSLTNGVQTATAAAALPSGHDIITEGDAEAAVKAELVEEAGLVEEDLVAVSYMGDELDLETVGDIIAIIEEKVDDSVEALDAAAVEAALSLCEEAVSEGHTLPGPWETQELKASEPTPSVPDPDPAQEPQDVAAVSAPTPTLTPAPTPAGLETQSQQDSKGEERLKGNGEAPEVTGSDVTSSVASDDGTAGSEVTEEGATTKEAAEATVKTEGEEWSQPEPNLPCLDSEDSSVSGKESKDVKEEEAGSEADPEEGMEIKEECVEGEGQYLSEVERAASESEDGYGPPSQRYTADSLASSPASSSQLSTCGEDQETVQAQKIWKKAIMLVWRAAANHRYASVFLQPVSDDIAPGYHSIVHRPMDLSAIKKNIESGVIRTTAEFQRDIMLMFQNAVMYNSSDHDVYHMALEMQRDVLEHVQQFLATQLIMQTSESAISAKSLRGREGSRKPGEPAEKDSVPMASPAFLLSLFDGGTRGRRSAMEADLKMKK, from the exons ATGGCAAGCGGCATTGGCA AACACAAGATTCTCAACGTGGGGCCGACCGAACCATGGTCTGTCAGGGAGAAACTGTGCCTGGCCTCCTCCGTTATGAGGAGTGGAGACCAAAACtg ggtaTCCGTAAGCAGAGCCATCAAGCCTTTTTCAGAGCAAGGCCGTCCACCTGACTGGTTTTCCCAGAAG CACTGTGCCTCACAATATTCTGAGCTTCTTGAAGCCACAGAAGCACCAAA GCGCAAGCGTGGCGAGAAGGGCGAGGTAGTTGAGACCATCGAAGACGTCATCGTTCGGAGGCTGACCGCTGAGAGGATAGAAGAGTTGAAAAAGCTACTGCGAGACACTCAGGAGCAGTACAG aaagttgaaaaaggagGTGGATCTGATCCAGACGGGTCACATGGACTCCCAGGTGAAGGAGCTGTGGGCCGAGATCACACT aaagaagaagcaggaagaggaggaagcagagcagaagaggaaagcAACAGAATCGGCATATCAAG CTCGACAGGCAGTGAAAAACACACCGAAGCGTCTCCCCAGTGTGACCGTCCGCTCTCCGCTGGGCGCCAGCCCCCCCACCATGGACTCCCAGACGGACTCCTCAGTATCCACGCCGCCCATGGACACAGGAAGTGTCGCTTCGGAGGACACCACCACCCTCTCAGTC GCCCACGGGGTGGGAGTGTTCCTCCCAGCGGCAGACCCTCCAGCAACGGGGCCCAAAGAGGGGGGCCTCACCGCTCTGGCCGACGACTCGCCGCAGAAGAGACTCCTCACACAGAAAGCCACGCCGCCGCCCTCGCCTCTCCTGTCAGAACTGCTGAAAAAAGGCAATCTCATCTCAGCCAGCCCTCGCCTG GTCGCAGACGGAGACACGGCCGGAAGTCTAACCAACGGCGTCCAGACCGCCACAGCAGCGGCAGCCTTACCGTCCGGTCACGACATCATCACAG AAGGAGACGCGGAGGCCGCTGTTAAGGCGGAGCTGGTTGAGGAGGCGGGCCTGGTGGAGGAAGACCTGGTCGCCGTGTCCTACATGGGAGACGAGCTGGACCTGGAGACGGTGGGAGACATCATCGCCATCATCGAGGAGAAG GTCGACGACTCCGTGGAGGCTTTGGATGCGGCCGCGGTGGAAGCGGCGCTGTCTCTGTGTGAGGAGGCCGTCTCGGAGGGTCACACTCTTCCGGGCCCCTGGGAGACCCAGGAACTGAAGGCCTCGGAGCCCACGCCCTCCGTCCCAGACCCCGACCCTGCTCAGGAACCTCAGGATGTGGCCGCAGTGTCGgccccgaccccgaccctgaccccggCCCCGACCCCGGCCGGCCTGGAGACGCAGAGTCAGCAGGACTCTAAAGGAGAAGAGAGGCTGAAGGGAAACGGCGAGGCGCCCGAGGTGACGGGGAGTGACGTCACGTCGTCCGTGGCGTCCgacgacggcacggcgggaaGCGAGGTCACGGAGGAGGGCGCCACGACGAAGGAGGCCGCCGAGGCCACGGTGAAGACCGAAGGGGAGGAGTGGAGCCAGCCGGAACCAAACCTACCCTGCCTCG ACTCCGAGGACAGTTCAGTGTCTGGAAAAGAGTCCAAG GATGTGAAGGAAGAGGAAGCGGGGAGTGAGGCGGACCCTGAGGAGGGGATGGAGATAAAGGAGGAGTGTGTCGAGGGGGAGGGCCAGTACCTGTCCGAGGTGGAGCGCGCCGCCAGCGAGAGCGAGGACGGCTACGGTCCGCCTTCGCAGCGCTACACGGCCGACTCGCTGGCCAGCAgcccggcctcctcctcccagct CTCCACGTGTGGGGAGGACCAGGAAACTGTCCAGGCGCAGAAGATCTGGAAAAAAGCCATAATGCTGGTGTGGCGAGCCGCAGCCAATCACAG ATATGCCAGTGTCTTCTTGCAGCCCGTGTCAGATGACATCGCTCCCGGGTACCACAGCATCGTCCACAG ACCGATGGACCTGTCAGCCATAAAGAAGAACATCGAGTCCGGCGTGATCCGAACCACGGCCGAGTTCCAGCGCGACATCATGCTGATGTTCCAGAACGCGGTCATGTACAACTCGTCGGACCACGACGTGTACCACATGGCGCTGGAGATGCAGCGGGACGTCCTGGAGCACGTGCAGCAGTTCCTGGCCACCCAGCTCATCATGCAGACGTCCGAGAGCGCCATCTCCGCCAAGAGCCTCCGCGGCAGGGAGGGGAGCCGCAAGCCGGGAGAGCCGGCCGAGAAG GACAGTGTCCCAATGGCCTCTCCtgctttccttctctctctcttt gacggAGGCACCAGGGGTCGCCGTAGTGCCATGGAGGCCGAcctcaaaatgaagaaatag
- the brd8b gene encoding bromodomain-containing protein 8 isoform X2, whose translation MASGIGKHKILNVGPTEPWSVREKLCLASSVMRSGDQNWVSVSRAIKPFSEQGRPPDWFSQKHCASQYSELLEATEAPKRKRGEKGEVVETIEDVIVRRLTAERIEELKKLLRDTQEQYRKLKKEVDLIQTGHMDSQVKELWAEITLKKKQEEEEAEQKRKATESAYQARQAVKNTPKRLPSVTVRSPLGASPPTMDSQTDSSVSTPPMDTGSVASEDTTTLSVAHGVGVFLPAADPPATGPKEGGLTALADDSPQKRLLTQKATPPPSPLLSELLKKGNLISASPRLVADGDTAGSLTNGVQTATAAAALPSGHDIITEGDAEAAVKAELVEEAGLVEEDLVAVSYMGDELDLETVGDIIAIIEEKVDDSVEALDAAAVEAALSLCEEAVSEGHTLPGPWETQELKASEPTPSVPDPDPAQEPQDVAAVSAPTPTLTPAPTPAGLETQSQQDSKGEERLKGNGEAPEVTGSDVTSSVASDDGTAGSEVTEEGATTKEAAEATVKTEGEEWSQPEPNLPCLDSEDSSVSGKESKDVKEEEAGSEADPEEGMEIKEECVEGEGQYLSEVERAASESEDGYGPPSQRYTADSLASSPASSSQLSTCGEDQETVQAQKIWKKAIMLVWRAAANHRYASVFLQPVSDDIAPGYHSIVHRPMDLSAIKKNIESGVIRTTAEFQRDIMLMFQNAVMYNSSDHDVYHMALEMQRDVLEHVQQFLATQLIMQTSESAISAKSLRGREGSRKPGEPAEKDGGTRGRRSAMEADLKMKK comes from the exons ATGGCAAGCGGCATTGGCA AACACAAGATTCTCAACGTGGGGCCGACCGAACCATGGTCTGTCAGGGAGAAACTGTGCCTGGCCTCCTCCGTTATGAGGAGTGGAGACCAAAACtg ggtaTCCGTAAGCAGAGCCATCAAGCCTTTTTCAGAGCAAGGCCGTCCACCTGACTGGTTTTCCCAGAAG CACTGTGCCTCACAATATTCTGAGCTTCTTGAAGCCACAGAAGCACCAAA GCGCAAGCGTGGCGAGAAGGGCGAGGTAGTTGAGACCATCGAAGACGTCATCGTTCGGAGGCTGACCGCTGAGAGGATAGAAGAGTTGAAAAAGCTACTGCGAGACACTCAGGAGCAGTACAG aaagttgaaaaaggagGTGGATCTGATCCAGACGGGTCACATGGACTCCCAGGTGAAGGAGCTGTGGGCCGAGATCACACT aaagaagaagcaggaagaggaggaagcagagcagaagaggaaagcAACAGAATCGGCATATCAAG CTCGACAGGCAGTGAAAAACACACCGAAGCGTCTCCCCAGTGTGACCGTCCGCTCTCCGCTGGGCGCCAGCCCCCCCACCATGGACTCCCAGACGGACTCCTCAGTATCCACGCCGCCCATGGACACAGGAAGTGTCGCTTCGGAGGACACCACCACCCTCTCAGTC GCCCACGGGGTGGGAGTGTTCCTCCCAGCGGCAGACCCTCCAGCAACGGGGCCCAAAGAGGGGGGCCTCACCGCTCTGGCCGACGACTCGCCGCAGAAGAGACTCCTCACACAGAAAGCCACGCCGCCGCCCTCGCCTCTCCTGTCAGAACTGCTGAAAAAAGGCAATCTCATCTCAGCCAGCCCTCGCCTG GTCGCAGACGGAGACACGGCCGGAAGTCTAACCAACGGCGTCCAGACCGCCACAGCAGCGGCAGCCTTACCGTCCGGTCACGACATCATCACAG AAGGAGACGCGGAGGCCGCTGTTAAGGCGGAGCTGGTTGAGGAGGCGGGCCTGGTGGAGGAAGACCTGGTCGCCGTGTCCTACATGGGAGACGAGCTGGACCTGGAGACGGTGGGAGACATCATCGCCATCATCGAGGAGAAG GTCGACGACTCCGTGGAGGCTTTGGATGCGGCCGCGGTGGAAGCGGCGCTGTCTCTGTGTGAGGAGGCCGTCTCGGAGGGTCACACTCTTCCGGGCCCCTGGGAGACCCAGGAACTGAAGGCCTCGGAGCCCACGCCCTCCGTCCCAGACCCCGACCCTGCTCAGGAACCTCAGGATGTGGCCGCAGTGTCGgccccgaccccgaccctgaccccggCCCCGACCCCGGCCGGCCTGGAGACGCAGAGTCAGCAGGACTCTAAAGGAGAAGAGAGGCTGAAGGGAAACGGCGAGGCGCCCGAGGTGACGGGGAGTGACGTCACGTCGTCCGTGGCGTCCgacgacggcacggcgggaaGCGAGGTCACGGAGGAGGGCGCCACGACGAAGGAGGCCGCCGAGGCCACGGTGAAGACCGAAGGGGAGGAGTGGAGCCAGCCGGAACCAAACCTACCCTGCCTCG ACTCCGAGGACAGTTCAGTGTCTGGAAAAGAGTCCAAG GATGTGAAGGAAGAGGAAGCGGGGAGTGAGGCGGACCCTGAGGAGGGGATGGAGATAAAGGAGGAGTGTGTCGAGGGGGAGGGCCAGTACCTGTCCGAGGTGGAGCGCGCCGCCAGCGAGAGCGAGGACGGCTACGGTCCGCCTTCGCAGCGCTACACGGCCGACTCGCTGGCCAGCAgcccggcctcctcctcccagct CTCCACGTGTGGGGAGGACCAGGAAACTGTCCAGGCGCAGAAGATCTGGAAAAAAGCCATAATGCTGGTGTGGCGAGCCGCAGCCAATCACAG ATATGCCAGTGTCTTCTTGCAGCCCGTGTCAGATGACATCGCTCCCGGGTACCACAGCATCGTCCACAG ACCGATGGACCTGTCAGCCATAAAGAAGAACATCGAGTCCGGCGTGATCCGAACCACGGCCGAGTTCCAGCGCGACATCATGCTGATGTTCCAGAACGCGGTCATGTACAACTCGTCGGACCACGACGTGTACCACATGGCGCTGGAGATGCAGCGGGACGTCCTGGAGCACGTGCAGCAGTTCCTGGCCACCCAGCTCATCATGCAGACGTCCGAGAGCGCCATCTCCGCCAAGAGCCTCCGCGGCAGGGAGGGGAGCCGCAAGCCGGGAGAGCCGGCCGAGAAG gacggAGGCACCAGGGGTCGCCGTAGTGCCATGGAGGCCGAcctcaaaatgaagaaatag